In Paracoccus aminophilus JCM 7686, a single window of DNA contains:
- a CDS encoding phage tail length tape measure family protein, whose translation MANNVGELKARLSLDSTGFAAGVGRAKAEVSGLKKTVDDASRGMRSAAAANANLVSQFNDIGVMLAAGQNPLQLALQQGTQISQVLTQMGGGVGALRALGGAFVGMLNPVSLATIGVIGFGAAAVQWLMPAKEEAKKTEDIFKSLKDSMSGYSDAFGVSLLYTGQAEKLYGEEAQRGAAIARKIMVMEAERTRSTISEIMSKAYSELGFDAFGDRGIAGVGRIDSANLAEAAGKLGFKSGSWNETLFGYGGFSQDKLAIAESFGDAIRDIYAYLGKPVPDGGLDAYLTGLREKLEEFEAQLKVAREAGADSAKLAAIDEQMIPLQRALLEGEKQRADIRAADAAKAEEMLATYAQEAEIRALTLEYGKESREVADYVAQAEREKQYLLIDSMNITDEMKQGLWDAADASYDATMQTWDWQAAMAAVNSELAGALSLIGAIGGGMIMNAKINAAKSIRDAGGSAAEARRAGEVAGKKQEILNGRDTFGSQYFGMTDRELQGHLDQVDLDFAQDDEWTALTTEARKARGGKKAGAGRKGRGSTERFTERLGDLQADTQALLAQAEAFKGAVAAGGDWRRELSIIEEEQKLLTEAQKSNIALSPEMVTSIRQMATEHVDAERTLKSLQDAQQEFAQKQEEIKNAFGSVFSDWIRGASSFKDALSGVIAKLAEMAASSAFESLWGAFGLGFGGGGVVGGDALSNALRATGASFDGGGYTGGGSRSGGLDGKGGFLAMMHPNESVLDHSKGQGVGGGGAVMVSARHDPGIIIEMIDTRIGAAAPGIQRGAVGQTMRASKKSKSMFG comes from the coding sequence ATGGCGAACAATGTTGGCGAGTTGAAGGCGCGTCTTAGCCTCGATTCCACGGGCTTTGCCGCGGGTGTCGGTAGGGCAAAGGCTGAAGTATCTGGTCTGAAAAAGACCGTCGACGATGCTTCGCGGGGCATGCGATCGGCGGCAGCCGCCAATGCCAATCTGGTGTCCCAGTTCAACGACATCGGGGTGATGCTGGCGGCGGGGCAAAACCCGCTGCAGCTCGCCTTGCAACAGGGCACCCAGATCAGTCAGGTGCTGACCCAGATGGGCGGCGGGGTCGGGGCGCTGCGCGCGTTGGGCGGCGCGTTTGTCGGCATGCTCAACCCGGTTTCGCTCGCCACGATCGGGGTGATCGGCTTCGGCGCCGCGGCGGTGCAGTGGTTGATGCCAGCAAAAGAGGAGGCAAAAAAGACCGAGGATATTTTCAAATCTCTGAAAGATAGCATGTCTGGTTATAGCGACGCGTTCGGCGTGTCGCTGCTCTATACCGGTCAGGCCGAAAAGCTCTATGGCGAAGAGGCGCAGCGCGGAGCGGCGATTGCGCGCAAGATCATGGTGATGGAGGCCGAACGCACCCGTTCGACGATTTCCGAGATCATGAGCAAGGCCTATAGCGAGCTCGGCTTTGATGCTTTTGGCGATCGTGGGATTGCGGGCGTTGGACGGATTGACAGTGCGAACCTCGCCGAGGCCGCGGGCAAACTTGGCTTCAAGTCAGGCAGTTGGAATGAAACGCTCTTTGGGTATGGCGGGTTCTCTCAAGATAAGCTGGCAATTGCCGAAAGCTTCGGAGATGCGATCCGCGACATCTATGCCTATCTGGGCAAGCCCGTACCGGATGGCGGGCTTGATGCCTATCTGACCGGTCTGCGCGAAAAGCTTGAGGAGTTCGAGGCTCAGCTGAAAGTGGCCAGAGAGGCTGGTGCCGATAGTGCCAAGCTGGCGGCGATTGATGAGCAGATGATCCCCCTGCAGCGCGCGCTCCTCGAAGGGGAAAAGCAGCGTGCCGATATCCGCGCCGCCGATGCTGCCAAGGCAGAAGAGATGCTCGCGACCTATGCGCAAGAGGCCGAGATCAGAGCGTTAACACTCGAATATGGCAAGGAGTCCCGGGAGGTCGCCGACTACGTCGCGCAAGCCGAGCGCGAAAAACAATATCTGCTGATCGACTCGATGAACATCACCGATGAGATGAAGCAGGGCCTGTGGGACGCCGCTGATGCGTCTTATGATGCGACCATGCAGACATGGGATTGGCAGGCCGCGATGGCGGCTGTGAATTCTGAGCTGGCTGGAGCTCTCTCCCTGATCGGCGCCATTGGTGGCGGTATGATCATGAATGCCAAGATCAACGCGGCCAAGAGTATTCGTGATGCGGGTGGGTCTGCAGCTGAAGCGCGGCGCGCGGGCGAGGTCGCAGGAAAAAAGCAGGAAATACTGAATGGTCGCGACACCTTCGGCTCACAGTACTTCGGAATGACTGATCGTGAGCTTCAGGGGCATCTTGATCAGGTTGATCTCGATTTTGCCCAAGATGATGAATGGACGGCGCTGACCACCGAGGCGCGCAAAGCGCGCGGCGGCAAAAAGGCCGGGGCGGGGCGCAAAGGGCGCGGTAGCACCGAGCGCTTTACTGAAAGGCTTGGGGACTTGCAGGCCGATACCCAAGCCCTTCTGGCACAGGCCGAAGCTTTCAAAGGTGCCGTGGCGGCTGGGGGTGACTGGAGGCGTGAGCTTTCTATTATTGAGGAAGAACAAAAGCTTCTGACCGAAGCGCAGAAATCGAACATTGCTCTGTCACCTGAGATGGTCACGAGCATCCGTCAGATGGCGACAGAACATGTCGATGCTGAGCGCACACTCAAATCCCTTCAGGACGCTCAGCAAGAGTTCGCTCAAAAGCAGGAGGAAATCAAAAACGCCTTCGGGAGCGTGTTCTCGGACTGGATCAGAGGGGCGTCGAGTTTCAAGGATGCGCTGTCGGGTGTGATCGCCAAGCTTGCCGAAATGGCCGCGAGCAGCGCATTCGAGAGCCTTTGGGGAGCATTCGGTCTTGGCTTCGGCGGTGGCGGTGTGGTGGGCGGTGACGCATTGTCCAACGCGCTGCGAGCAACCGGGGCAAGTTTCGACGGCGGCGGCTATACCGGCGGCGGATCCCGTTCGGGTGGCCTCGACGGCAAGGGCGGGTTCCTCGCCATGATGCACCCGAATGAGTCGGTCCTCGATCACAGCAAGGGTCAAGGTGTTGGTGGGGGCGGCGCGGTCATGGTGAGCGCGCGCCATGACCCGGGCATCATCATCGAAATGATCGATACCCGGATCGGGGCAGCTGCACCGGGCATCCAGCGCGGCGCGGTCGGTCAAACGATGCGGGCCAGCAAAAAGTCTAAATCCATGTTCGGGTGA
- a CDS encoding DUF6950 family protein, translating to MACAVTPDRVMAEVERVMSRPFEWGPRDCCSAACDVFAALWGFDPMARFRGYRGARDALRLMADGGGLPKLCAQVSRETGLIEGHAPGGFGLTAIEGLPSLLICITPGTWAGKTLRGFALVRSADKGWCLAQTASDLDRPSGLCRPA from the coding sequence ATGGCCTGCGCCGTGACGCCCGATCGCGTCATGGCCGAGGTCGAGCGGGTCATGTCGCGCCCCTTCGAATGGGGGCCTCGCGATTGCTGCTCGGCTGCCTGCGATGTCTTCGCGGCCCTCTGGGGTTTTGATCCGATGGCCCGGTTTCGGGGCTATCGCGGCGCGCGGGATGCTCTGCGGCTGATGGCCGACGGTGGTGGGCTGCCGAAGCTGTGCGCGCAGGTCTCGCGCGAGACGGGGCTCATCGAGGGTCATGCGCCGGGCGGCTTTGGCCTGACCGCGATCGAGGGCCTGCCCTCGCTTCTGATCTGTATCACGCCCGGAACCTGGGCCGGAAAAACACTGCGCGGTTTCGCCCTGGTGCGATCCGCCGATAAGGGCTGGTGCCTTGCGCAAACTGCTTCTGATCTCGACCGCCCTTCTGGGCTTTGCCGTCCAGCCTGA